The Candidatus Neomarinimicrobiota bacterium genome contains the following window.
TCCTGGTAAATTTCATTCCATTTTGAGGCACCTGAAGTATAAATTTCATGGGAGTCAAACCCATGACTAACAACATCATCCACATTATCATAGCCTTCAACCCACATAACCAATTGGCCATAGCCCGACCATGAGCCACTGCGGTTCTGTATTTCTGCAGAAATCCATACGTCTGCCCCTGGTTCGACCGTAATGGATTCTGAACCATTTGTGGCAATTGATTCACCGTTTATCTTTATACTATTTACCACAACATTTTGGGCATTGACGTTGACACTGAAACTGAGAAATAAAAAAATAATAAATAAAAGAGACTTGTTTTTAGTAGACATGTCGACTCCCTACTTTTAATAAATAATATAGAATTACACTAATTTGACATAAAACCGTGATATTCGATCATTTGGATTAGTATGACTATTTATATATATAAAAAAATCTGCTATGTTGATGGTATACCAATCGAACCATCAATTCCAACGTCGGTTAATAGCACTTAATAAAAAAAAGAAAGCATACAATATGAAGATATGAAACTAATTGTACCAATAACCGTAGGTTATATTAATTAAATTTTAAATATATCACAAGATAAATTTTACATAATTAATGTCAGAATTCAGGTAGTGTAAATTCATGTTCGCAATTTCAAAATAAGTGAGAGGAAAAAGCCATCGATGTCTCCTAATTTTCAGATGAGCACTCATGAAAACACCCAAGGAGGACACCGATGGCTACCCACAAAGATACCGCAATTTATGAGGGATTACTATCACAATTTGTCAACGAAGCCGACCCGCTCCAGGCGATGCTGGAATGGATCGCGCACCAGATGATGCAGGTGGAAGCCAGTCAGAAGGTTGGGGCCCCTAAAGGGACGCACTCGACGCAGCGCAAGACCTACTTTTCCGGCACGCGCGTCCGGCGGTTCGATACCCGACTGGGGACCATGTATCTGTTGGTCCCGAAGCTCCGGCAGGGCGGGTATATTCCGTTCTTCGTGACGGCCAAGAAGCGATCGGAACAGGCTTTGATGGAGGTCGTCCGGGAAGCGTTCGTGAATGGCGTCTCCACTCGCAAGATCGAGCGGTTAGCCCATACCTTGGGCATCGAAAACATCTCAGCCGGGCAGGTCTCGGCCATCAGCCAGGAACTGGACGAGCAAGTCCAGGCGTTCCGGACGCGGTCCCTGGATGCGG
Protein-coding sequences here:
- a CDS encoding transposase, with protein sequence MATHKDTAIYEGLLSQFVNEADPLQAMLEWIAHQMMQVEASQKVGAPKGTHSTQRKTYFSGTRVRRFDTRLGTMYLLVPKLRQGGYIPFFVTAKKRSEQALMEVVREAFVNGVSTRKIERLAHTLGIENISAGQVSAISQELDEQVQAFRTRSLDAEYPVLWIDALHEKIRVNHRVQNLAVLVVMGITRDGTR